One Drosophila virilis strain 15010-1051.87 chromosome 5, Dvir_AGI_RSII-ME, whole genome shotgun sequence DNA window includes the following coding sequences:
- the LOC138911331 gene encoding uncharacterized protein — protein MGAARVCILFTALAVAVGTSFLQSFFMFSTVDCLLGLRGNIYDEKMMILLIMVINCILLMHGWAGLLLAGKKCQLQCVISTWLVFSMCFIYGYIFCYGNGYEGAHNLDIDYISARLQNSL, from the exons ATGGGTGCAGCACGAGTTTGTATTCTATTCACggctctggctgtggctgtgggcACAAGTTTTTTGCAGAGCTTCTTTATGTTTTCAACCGTAGATTGTCTGCTTGGACTCAGAGGGAATATATATG ATGAAAAGATGATGATACTACTTATTATGGTCATCAACTGTATACTGCTAATGCACGGCTGGGCTGGACTGCTCTTGGCTGGCAAAAAATGCCAG CTACAGTGTGTAATCAGCACTTGGCTGGTATTTTCCATGTGCTTCATATACGGCTATATATTTTGCTACGGCAACGGTTACGAAGGCGCTCACAATCTTGATATTGA CTATATTTCTGCGCGCCTTCAAAACAGTTTATGA